The Streptomyces seoulensis genome contains a region encoding:
- a CDS encoding decarboxylase, whose amino-acid sequence MTAIGFLCPGHRGEDDYPRVEQLLAGAVRLDLVHTGTGEDAHTVDPLHGADFAGRLTAAMEGLRLTGAEAVVWTSPAGGFAHGWKGAHAEATELARQAGLPASSTSLGFVHAAQALGVRKVAVAHAYPPGTAERFRVFLGDGGLEVTGADEPDATTAERAVDGGEAELLALARAADTPDAEAVLLPDTALRTVAHLAALEAALAKPVLTACQVSVWEGLRLADRRLRTDTLGILFTRDPVVQL is encoded by the coding sequence ATGACAGCAATCGGATTCCTCTGTCCGGGCCATCGCGGCGAGGACGACTATCCGCGCGTCGAGCAACTGCTCGCCGGCGCGGTCCGGCTGGACCTGGTCCACACCGGCACCGGCGAGGACGCCCACACGGTGGACCCGCTGCACGGCGCGGACTTCGCCGGACGGCTCACGGCCGCCATGGAGGGACTGCGGCTGACCGGCGCCGAGGCGGTGGTCTGGACGAGCCCGGCGGGCGGCTTCGCGCACGGCTGGAAGGGCGCGCACGCCGAGGCGACGGAACTGGCCCGGCAGGCCGGGCTGCCCGCCTCCTCCACCTCGCTGGGCTTCGTGCACGCCGCCCAGGCGCTCGGTGTCCGCAAGGTCGCCGTCGCCCACGCCTACCCGCCCGGGACCGCCGAGCGCTTCCGGGTGTTCCTCGGTGACGGCGGGCTGGAGGTGACCGGCGCCGACGAGCCCGACGCCACCACCGCCGAGCGCGCCGTCGACGGCGGCGAGGCGGAGCTGCTGGCCCTGGCACGCGCCGCCGACACCCCGGACGCCGAGGCGGTGCTGCTGCCCGACACCGCGCTGCGCACCGTCGCCCACCTGGCCGCGCTGGAGGCCGCGCTCGCCAAGCCGGTGCTCACGGCGTGCCAGGTCTCGGTGTGGGAGGGGCTGCGGCTGGCCGATCGCCGGCTGCGCACCGACACCCTCGGCATCCTCTTCACCCGCGACCCCGTCGTACAGCTCTGA
- a CDS encoding LLM class flavin-dependent oxidoreductase, protein MSADEIRGAVHGTAPVPLSVLDLVTVGAGSTASDALRTSVELARFSEARGFHRYWVAEHHSMPGVASSSPAVILANLAAHTDRIRLGSGGVMLPNHAPLVIAEQFGTLEAMAPGRIDLGLGRAPGTDGATAAALRRSDTLNEGADDFPQQLAELTRFLDDDFPDGHPYARIHAIPGPVQGSTPGGVQSPHRPVIWLLGSSGFSAQLAGMLGLPFAFAHHFSAQNTIPALDLYRETFRPSEVLSEPYALIGVSALATDDEAEAGRQVRATALNMLRLRMGRPGLFPDPEDAARHEFSPMEEEFAASFTRNIVHGTADEVRAGLDDLQKRTGADELMLTSHAHRGELRLRSYELIADAYGLPAA, encoded by the coding sequence GTGTCGGCAGACGAGATCCGGGGCGCCGTGCACGGCACCGCCCCCGTCCCCCTCTCCGTACTCGACCTGGTCACCGTGGGAGCCGGGAGCACCGCTTCCGACGCGCTGCGCACCAGCGTGGAGCTGGCCCGGTTCTCCGAGGCGCGCGGCTTCCACCGCTACTGGGTCGCCGAGCACCACTCCATGCCGGGCGTCGCCTCCTCCTCGCCCGCCGTGATCCTGGCCAACCTCGCCGCCCACACCGACCGCATCCGGCTCGGCTCGGGCGGCGTCATGCTGCCCAACCACGCCCCGCTGGTCATCGCCGAGCAGTTCGGCACCCTGGAGGCCATGGCACCGGGCCGGATCGACCTGGGCCTCGGCCGGGCGCCGGGCACGGACGGGGCGACCGCGGCCGCGCTGCGCCGCTCCGACACCCTGAACGAGGGCGCCGACGACTTCCCGCAGCAGCTCGCCGAACTCACCCGCTTCCTCGACGACGACTTCCCCGACGGGCACCCCTACGCCCGTATCCACGCCATCCCCGGCCCCGTGCAGGGCAGTACGCCCGGCGGGGTGCAGTCGCCGCACCGGCCGGTGATCTGGCTGCTCGGCTCCTCCGGCTTCAGCGCCCAGTTGGCCGGAATGCTGGGCCTGCCCTTCGCCTTCGCGCACCACTTCTCGGCGCAGAACACCATCCCGGCGCTCGACCTGTACCGGGAGACCTTCCGCCCCTCCGAGGTGCTGTCCGAGCCGTACGCCCTCATCGGCGTCTCCGCGCTCGCCACCGACGACGAGGCCGAGGCCGGCCGCCAGGTCCGCGCGACCGCGCTCAACATGCTCCGGCTGCGCATGGGCCGCCCCGGACTCTTCCCCGACCCCGAGGACGCCGCCCGGCACGAATTCAGCCCGATGGAGGAGGAGTTCGCGGCCTCCTTCACCCGCAACATCGTGCACGGCACCGCCGACGAGGTCCGCGCGGGTCTGGACGACCTCCAGAAGCGCACCGGCGCCGACGAGCTGATGCTCACCAGCCACGCCCACCGCGGCGAGCTGCGGCTGCGCTCCTACGAGCTGATCGCCGACGCCTACGGCCTGCCCGCCGCGTAG